GGGTTTTGTCTTGAGTGAGTTTCTCTGAGCCCAGCCTGTGCTGCTGTGTGGGCCCCGGGGCCACCCCCTGAGCATGGGCTCAGACTCCTACCTGCTCTCTCCGATTGGCTCTTTTGTGAGGGTAGCACACAAACCATGACTCTACGCAATCCATCGGCTCCCCTTGGCAAGCCGGTGTCTTGGCCAGTAGACAGGCATGGGCCAGGCTACGGTGTTGTTTGGGCCTTCGTGTCTCTCTGGCAGGAACTGCTTTCTGGCCACCCGGAGTTTTGCGCCTGTGAGGGGTTGAGCATCAACTTTGTCTGACTCTTACTGGTCTTTCCTGTGGCTGGAGGCCAGCAAAGCCTGTAGGTGAGAGCTTGGCTGCAGTGGAGGGGGAGAAAAGTGACTGTCAATAgctgggaggcagcagtgcaGTGGGTTGGGGTGAGGCATTACACCTGGGTCTAGAGAAGCTGAACTCAAAGGGGGCAGATCCGTGGCTGCTGAGAGAGGCTCATGAAAGCACCACCCCTTTCTCTGCGAGCCGGGAGCACTGCTCCCGTCCTTAGCAGCCAGCCCCAGGACAGCCTTGGGAGGAGGAGTTTCAACTGCCCAATGACCCCCCTCAATGcttccctgccccatgcctgTGTCGAGTTCGGTCAGTGCTGCACACTGGGctacctcctgcagcccccccacagcTTCGCTCCTCCTGCGCTGGCTACACGTGAGCACAGCGCAGCCTCCCTCCGTACAGCAGGGCCGTGCCTGAGAGACGCGCCGGTTACATTGAAGAACCCTGGGCTACTGCCTAAGCCCCAGCCCACCGGCACCCAGTGGGCGAAACTCTGCTTTGGGGTAGATGTGCTAGTGATGTGGGTGTGTTTAGCTTGAAGAACGCAATCCGCTCCCTCAGAAGCGCTGAAACTGTTCCAGTGCAGAGGATTCTAGGTTCCCCACCTCTTCGAGGTGCACAGCCAGTATTATTTCTGTGCTTGTGTTCCAGGGGACAGGAGTTTGCTCACCTGGCTAAAATGAGCTCGGTGAGGAATGTGCATTCTTTCTGCCTGTAGCCGTCTGGCCAGCTGAGTTAAGGGACTGTGCAGAACTGTGGAAACCAAGGCACCACACGGAAGGGCCAAAACTTCAAGTCCTGGTTTTTCACTTGGGTGTTTCACTGGATGCCTTAGAGGACCCTGATTTTCAACATGTCTCAAGTTGTACTTGAAATGCCGCCTCACTTAACAACTCCAGGCTGCGGTGACAAGTGGAGGTAGGGAAGCCAGCACTCCCACTGATAGCTGAGAGTTCAGTACTTCACACAAGTGCTCTTGTTTTTCAGCAGGTCTCTAAGGGTAGGACCTAGCTCAAAACACCAGCCTTGGCTTCTGGCTTCCTTTTTCATCCTGTCTCCCACTAGCAGGGCCCATTCtattattgtattaaaaatggtCAGTTCAACTctgagaagaatttttttttcctcacaaTTTGTACCGAAGCTGTGAACTCAGTCCCAAGGGCTGAAATGAGGCCACAAATGTAGTACAATTAAAAGGCAGTGGACATTTAACAGAACTATCCAAAGTTATAAttggcaggccaaaaaagaacgtGAAGAACAGCGAGCCCAACgcctcaaaaagtaatagcacaAAATGTTGTAAGTGCATCACAAGCAGGAACCTGCTGAACAGCCAGTGGGGCCCCCGGCCAGTCGAGCTACCCAAGGAGCACTCGTGGTGGATTAGGCCACAGCAGAGAAGCGACatgaattttttgcatcagtcttcacggctgaggatgtgaggtaaattcccacacctgagctgttctttttaggtgaccAGTCTGAGGaagtgtcccagattgaggtgtcattagaagaggttttggaactaATTTACCATAAGTCACCAGGAGCGGATGGTTTTCACCCAAGAGTttggaaggaactcaaatgtgaaactgcagaactagtaACTGTGGCTTGTAACCTATGATTTACATCTGCTTCTGTACCCaaggactggaggatagctaatgtgatgtcaatttttaaaaagggctccagaggtgaccctgacttcagtaccaggcaaactggttaaaactatagtaaagaacagaattgtcagacacagagataAATGTAATTTGTTGGGGAGGAGTCAACATGATTTTAGTAAtctatgcctcaccaatctactagaattttttgaggtggttaacaagcatgtggacaagggggattcagTGGATAAAGTgcactgagattttcagagagctgtcatgggataagagggaaggttctctcatggatcagtaactggttaaaagctaggaaacaaagggtaggaataaatggtcatttttcagaatggagagaggtaaatagtgatgtccacAAGGTCTTTACTGGGAGCAGCACTATTCAACATATtaaaaaatgatctggaaaaaggggtaaaaagtgagatggcaaaatttgcagatgatataaaactactcaagatagtaagtcccaggcagactgtgaagagctacaaagggatctcacaaaactgggtggttGGGCAACAAATTGGCAGATAAAATTCtaagttgataaatgcaaattaatacacattggaaaacgtaatcccaactatatatataaaatgatagggtctaaattatctgttaaccttcaagaaagggatcttggagtcgttgtggatagttctctgaaaacatctgctcgagatgcagcagcagtcaaaaaagcaaatagtgtAGAAAATCATTAGCAAAGGGAGAGAGAAGACAGAAAATCTCttatttcctctatataaatctgtgGTTCACCCACACCTTGcctactgcatgcagatgtggttgccccatctcaaaaaaagtatattggaattggaaaagggcaacaaaattattAGGGTTAGGGGATAGCAactgtctgaggagagattaataagactgggactattcagcttggaaaagatgactaaggggggatatgatagagatctataaagtcatgactggtgtggagaaagtaaataaggaagtgttatttaccccttttcataacacaagaactaggggtcaccaaattaaattaataggcagcaggtttaaagcaaacaaaaggaagtatttctccacacaatgcacagtcaacctgtggaactctttgccagaggaggttgtgaaggccaaaactataacaggattaaaaaaagaactagataagttcctggcagataggtccatcaatggctattagcagggatgtgtccctagcctctgtttgccagaagctgggaatgggcgacaggggatggatcacttgatgattccctgttctgttcattccctctggggcaccaggcattggctgctgtcagaagacaggatattgggctagatggacctttggtctgacccagtctggctgttcttattcTAGTTAATGCACTAACAGAGAGACACCTGCCTGATGGATTAGGAGGAAACCTCACGTGGAGGACAGATTATCCTATTTGTACTTAAGGGgcagtttcttgcactttcctgtGAAGTGTCTGGTGCTGTACTGGCTgctggcagacaggacactggcttTGATGAGCCTCAGGTCTGAGCGTCTGGCAATTGCGATGTTCCCAAGCTCTTCCCTAGTCTAGGACTGAGTTGGCTCTGGAATTTAGCTCTGCTGGCAAAGTCCTTCCCCTGTTCTGCAAAGGCGTTCTGCTTGGTTTCTGTGGTATTGGCTAGCGCTGGTAAGATGTACTACAAACATTCTGAATTCCTGTTGCTATAGGCTCATTCTGTCAGGGGCAGCGAAGGTCAGAGCCAGTATTATGTGCACGGCCGTAGGAGCATGTTATGGGCAGCATGCACGTGGCTAAGGTTTTGCTTCAGAAACTTGGACCCTCCCAGTACTTCTAGCTGAAAGTGGAAGGGCAGTGTCACCGCAGCGCTGGTCTAGACCCAGGCTAGGGCTGTTCCAAGGTTGAAGTGCTTTTGAGGTTGCCTTGTCTATTTCCAGAACTTGCTCTCAGCAAGGTGCGTTCACTGTCTCCTCCAGGCAGCATGGATTGTTTCTAGCTGGAACCAGGGGACCTTCAGCTTTAGCACAGCTCCACACCTACAGACGCTTTTACCACCCAACTAAAGGGCACAGAGCCCCTCTTCCCACAGGGCCAGGCTAGGGCCCCCTCTTCTGTACTATCTGCAGACTACGGGTAAATAGCATCCTACTCAACAGATCTTGAGCTTAGCTGCATATTCTAGTGAGGGCAGGATCGAGCCAGGGCAGGGAAGTTCTACCAATTTTGCTGTATTAACCACCCACAAGGATTGATTTGTGAACAGCAGCAGCATGAGAGCAATCCAGCTGCTGACAGGATCACCTCACCCCAGCTGGGAGCAAGGTGCACTGACACCAAGGGGGTGGCCAGTCTGATGAGCACAAGGCAgccccaggggttctcacaacactTTTTGGTGACCTCAGCGTGCAGCCACCAAcgcttgctggtggccgctctgacattttcctaaaatatttaactttaggaaaaacaaatacacaCGTCCAAATCATTGTCCCTGATGGATGTGGgtgtttttgcagactcaataataaaaatgtattttggtgCCTTTAGTCCCCACCCATCACCTCTGGCCCCCAAtacctctccctgctcccccacccccttaggcctccacagcctgcccccactgctcccccccctCCATTGCCAAGCTCCCTTTCGCAGCCTTGCACTCCAGCCTCACCCCACTCCTTGCCTCTTGACTACAGTGGCcagtaaggccagccctgctgaagcccagagccccacagctggatctggggtgggaggctgaagcccggagccctGCAGTTGAAGCTGTGGGGGACAGGTGCTGAATCATGGATCCCACTGCCAGGGTTAAGCTTGCCCCCAGAACCCTgcagctgaaggggggggggggaggtttaaaCCCATCACCAGAGCCTCTGGCTGAACCAGGGGACAGGGGTtgaagcccctggtggccacatttgagaaatgctgctctagAACACCACAGCGTGGGTATCACTGCCAGAGCCGGCCCTTTCCATCTCAGCGGCCTGGACAGCCAGGGTAGAGCTGGGGCTGCCTGCGACACAAAGCAACTGGTGCAAGAACAGCCAGAATCGAgcacaattttgtttttattttaaatcaatgaCATAAGCAAGGAAAAAATTGCACATTCACACTAAAAATCCCCACCAGTTGCACCAGGAATGATCTAAGTtttcatttgtaataaaaaaacccaggcgcccctccccccccaacattcACGTACTGCAGCCCACTCGGGTTTGCAACCCACCGTTCTCACCCAGCTACAGAGGAAGCCGGGCAGCGGAAGGTCTCTGTGCAATACGCAGATGGGGTCCTTTAGAGCAGCGGCCTGGTCACTAGGCAGCTTTGGTATTTGCGAATCACAGCAGAGAACGGTGGGAGAGCGGAGAGAATTCAGGCCCGGTGTAATTGGGTCCGAGAACGAGGAAAGGGCCATTTACAAACACAAACCCAACCAAGGTACCGCAAAGTGaccccttgctgctgctgctaagttGCTTGGTAGTTTAGAGCACCAGCACTAGGCCAAGGCCAGTGTAAAGACAGGCTCAGCCCAGGGTAACACTCTAGGAAGTGTCTGTGGTGGTACCTGGACCCTATTACTTCTTCCTACCCTGGTTCTTTCACTGGACTAGCCTGAAAGAGGCTTCAAAGTAAACCTCCACACCCTGACGACTGATTAGGAACATGGTTTGTTTCAGGGCACAAACCACTGCAAGGGGCTCTTTTGAGCTGCTGATAATTTGTTCCATAAATACAGACCATCAGCCCACCCTCGTTCTGTTCGGCTCTTCCACCAGCCCCAGCAGCCTGCCTCGGATGTGGACCACCAAGACAGCCTGGAGATCAGCTCTGAAATGCCTTGCACTGCACTGGTGTGAACAGGGCCTCAGATGCAATATACTCCCACCAGAGTTTAActagcctgcaggagcccagctgtGTCTGAGGAGCAAGAGGCCTCCTCCTTCTATTCTGCTGCAGTAAGTTACACACCAATGCAGCAGAACACATGGCCCGAAAACTAATACGTGGCCTCTGCCTCGTCCGTCACCTCTAGCCGAGCACCGCCAGGACTGAAGGTAGATGGGAGGCTGGGCAGAATGGGTTTGTGGTGGAGGAAAGTCAGCCGAGGTAACCAGACGGGTGGTTCCCTCCCGGCCTGTCTGGAAGGAATACAGGAGTGTGGGAGCAGGCCTGCCGGCAGAGTGCATAGCAGCTACCGACACCTACCTGAGCTTTGCTTGCTGGTTGACACTGAACCACTCCCCTCGCTTCTGGCTAGGAGCAGCAATTCTCGTATCTAAGCCAGTGAGCAAAGACACCCGCTTACGAGGCCGGCACGAACCAACAGCCACAGACTAGTCACAGCGTGTCAGTGCCAAACTGCCCCAATTCCCAGTGGATTTGGGACGCTCCAGAGCCTCCGAACACCCGCCCCTGAAAGCGGCAGGTTGGGAAAGCCCAGGCCCGACACCAGCGCTGAACGAACGGTCGCCCCACATGACAGCACGTGAGCCCAGACGGctctgctgggggcgggggttcgGGAGCAGTTTTAAGGTACGAGCCCCTTCACCTGATTTTCCAAACCTGTGCGAAGAGTCCGACTGAAATGAGACTCCAGCAAGGCCGGGCTGGTGCTGTTTACATGGCTGGGCAGTGCCCCTCAACCGGGCAGAGCTCCGCCACGGCCCACTACGGCTGCTTTGGTATCCTAAGGAACGGCTGGAGAAAAATAGCCCAACACCAGGCAGCTACAGCCCTCCGAAGGGGCAGGAGTGAGTGCAGTacacccccaccccgcacacTCTAAAGGAAGCCAGCTCCTAGCTGTTAGAGCCCAGAGACTTTCCACCCATgtcccacctccccagccaggagaggCTCATTGTTCCtggtagaaaaaaataaaaaaaaacccaactctctCTGACGTGCAAGAGCTCCCAAGCCTCCGTctcaaggaaaaataaaaaagtttagtcACATCCACATACATCACATTATAAAAGAATTAAGTACATTTCATGTAACATTGactgtcaggggaggagcagctccTGCCAGCAGGAAGAGAATGCACCCACTCGAACAGAGCAGGCCAGCCCTTCCTGCCCCACGGGCTAGCTGCCCTTCCCGGCTGctagcccagcctgccagggctggcaggggggttCCAGGCCTACAAGGGaccacttcctcctccccagagGTAACTGCACAGCTAATCCTAGTCGACAGCTTTGAACTTTTGACCACCTCAGTGAACCAAGCTTGAAGGAATTCAAAGGCAATTTagcttaaatataaaaataaatttttattttcttaaaaaatgtttaaatatctGTTAATTTAGGATTCGGcagacacacactcacacctCTGAGTAGTAAAAAGATCTGGCAGCCAGAGTCACTCTTGGAACGTGGGGGGTCAAAGGGGCCTAGGCCTTGGGGTGTCAGCCCCTCTCCCCGAGGCACACAAGGCGTCCTCCCAGTGAGAGTTCCCCAGAGGCTGCGGGCAGGAGAGGGAATAGAAGCCCTGGCCCTCTCCCCTCTGAGCTCCAAGATATGGGGCAGCCCCGTGAGCGCCCCCCGCTGACTGGAAATGagcacccagcccctggagcCGGGCtaagggaggagcagggggcaagaAGCCGAATCCTAAGCATGTCAGTTGGGGATTCTTTCCCTTTagtggcttcaggcagggccaacAGCCCCGTGCAGCCCTAGGCAAGCCCGGCACTGAAGGGACGTGTGCTACAGACCCCTGGCTGGGTAACGAGCCAGCTGGGTTTGACATGGGGAGAGAAGAGCCAGACTTGGAGCAGGGCAGGACAGCCAAGAGGCTGCCAGCCCGGGACCTAGGGaacccttccagccccctgtgcccccccacgCCCCAGGCTGCCATCCTTTCAGTCATCACATTTAAGATACAGAGTTCACTCAGCACTAGTAGCCACACAATGATGCTACTCTCAACACCCAATTAGGCAGGGCGCATCCCCCACTAGGAGACAGCCTCCCCGCAAAATCTTTACACAGCAAATCCGGCATTACCAACATGCCGCCACTCACACGGTTCAATTCTTCCTCCAAGCTCGATTCAATGAGCGAACAAATAGGAGCAAACATACGAAGCGCACAACAGACAGGAGCAGGGAAAGCCACAGGAGCGTCACGACGGGAGAGGGCAGTAAGTGGCAGCGTCCCACCTCCTCTGGGCAGGGGTTCTGCTCGTTCCGGGGCCTGGCAGAACACGTCTGGTGCACCAGAGGCACCACCCTCCCGCTCTTGCGGACGCAGAGGCTAGGTTACCCCGGCAGTGGGCTGGGTTCCCGAGCAGAGGCAAGACGCTGAGTTGCAGGGTCTGCGTGGGAGCACTGAGGCAGATTGCTCACAGCAGGGCATTAGGCGCAGATGCAGGAGCTCGATGATGGTCTGTCTGGAGCACCAAGAGTTCCTCCTTAACACACAGGGACTTGGGCCAGTCCCACCTACTAGACTTGCCCAGGCCAGATGGCTGGCAAGCCAGCACCTGCCGGTTCAAACCAGAGGCTGGAGTCCCTtaggaggaaggggagaggtgCATTTACCAGGTCATGAGATCACCGTGCAGGGAAAGGCCTCTGGAGCCAGCGAGGACACCCCCCCTCCAGGACCAGCAGCCACGAGGCAGACTGGGAACGCATCTGCCTGGAGGGAAGAGCCTCACTTCCAGCAAAGCTACAAGGGGGAATGCAGGGACACAGCAAGCGAAGGGACAGAACGCGGGTTTCCATTCAGGCACAGACAGGGAACGTGCAGATGGGCACCTCCCCTTGCCCCCCGCCAGCTCCCACTCCACGCACTCGGTACACGGTGGATGGGCAAGGCTGAACTGTCAGTATGGTCAGGAGAGCACCGGAGCAGCTAGATGAAGCCATGGAGAAATTACACATTGTGAGCCCTGGAGAAATAAGGGAGGAAAGGAACGCTGCTGATATGTACAGAGTTTATCCAGCCTCGGCTGTGGAACTGTTCAAGTACGAAGGGTTTGGTTTATCCTGTCCTGCGTCGGAGTCGCTGCCACCCAGAAGTGTCTCCGACTGATTTCCGAAAGGAGCGCCTGAGCTAGGGGCCCGGGCTCCTTGTCAGAACTCCGATATCCTTGGCTCAGGTGGCTGGGCCACTTCACAGCTGGGCCGGAACTAGGATCCAACAGGAGACCCAAGAAGCTACTTTTTGCGGGGGTGCTGCCTTCGTGCCTGCAGCCGCTGACGGGGCCCCGTCTTGGACCCTGCCCCGATAGAGAACGCAGGGGTTGATGGTCCTAGAGGCAAGAGAGATTGCATGAGCGACTGCCAGCCTTTACCCTGTCTGTCTGACGTGGACACTGCTACACAAGAAGCCCATTGCAGCATTAGCTTCCCAGGGGCCTGCGAATGTGAGCGCACACTATCACATTGCTGAAGTGAAGCAATGAACTCTCCTCCAGTCTAgctcacccctccaccccccaaacagGTTCTGTTTCCGAGGGGGATGCGGTCCTCCCCCCCGACCCAACCTTCCCCACCATCCCAGGGAGGcaaaggctgtcttccaggactgACTGTCAGACATATTTCTAGCCAGCCAACAGCCAGCCCACAGACACTCACCTCTGGGAGCCTGTCTGAAGTCAAAAGAACAggggtccttgtggcaccttagagactaacaaatagttagtctctaaggtgccacaaggactcctgttctttttgcggatacagactaacacggctgctactctgaaacctgtctgaaGTCAGTGCAGCCCACAGCAGGCTCTGCTTTAGAGGCAGGGCTCCTACTGACCCCCAACCACCCCCTGTGTTGCAGGCCTGGGGGAAGAGGAAGCCATGAGGAAAGTCTCTTACCAAATGGAGGCCTTGCTCCTCCGAAGCCCGACCCAGGAGTGCTGGGGGTCCCGAAGGAAAGGCTGTTGCTCCCGACAGGCCCTGCTCCTGGAGCAGGCGTGGTCTGCCCAAAGGAGGGAGTGGGAGTTCCTGAAAACAACACACCACTGTCAGCCTTGGCTAGAGGAGCAGGACGGGGAGTCTGTGTCAAGGCCACAGCAGGATCGGAGCCTGTGCACTTTGGGGAAGTTTCTGCTCCAgcgtgcgggggtgggggggtacagCTCAGCCAGGGGAAGAAGGAGAAGACGAGAACAGACTGCACAGGTCCTACAGGCCGGAACATCCCCACCCAGCCTCCCAACAGGCAGAGGAGATGTGCACTCCCCCAAGCCCCAGAGggtttccatttccccctctctcAAGGCGACAACCTCCCCGCTCCCCCTGAAACACTTGAGTTCCTGGGAAAACTGGCTCCTGCATCTCCCATCGACTCCCTTCCTAAAGCCTCCACTCAGCAGACCCATGAGACAGAACAGACTGGGATTCGCAGAGCCTGGGGGGAGCTTACTCTACTGGCTGGGGAAGAAAACCTTTGTACATTAGAAGAGCGACCCTTCCCCAGCGGAGCTGGGCTATGTGGATGCAGCCCTCGCAGACACACTGCTAGGAGCCGGAGTGGTCCCCGGTCTATGCGGAGACTGGAAACAGTCCTCTGGGATTCTCCTGATCCCAAGGAATGGCTCATGGCAGAGGGGCAAAATATCAACAGCGCCAGCCCTAAGTTTAGAGGGGTGAGGAATAAAGGGAGAATAAAGCACAGCAAGGGCACTGCCTAGATCCACTCAAGCCTCCCACTTCCTCCCCAAGCCAGCTCCAATGAGAGACCCAGCCTTCGACCCAAGCAGGGCTAAGCAGACTTTCCTCCCCTGCACCTTACCTCCAAACACAGGCTTGCTGTCAGGAGTGCCAGGCACAGCGAAGGCGAATGGCGCACTCTGGTTTTGGCCACCCAACGTGTTCTGTGTCAAGGAAGAACCAAAGGGGGTTGCTGTGCTTGCCGATCCGTTCTGTCCAGCCCCAAAATTGAACGCCACTGAGGGGGTGCCCCCGCTCAGGGCAGACGCTCCCATGGCAAAGGCACTGGCACCAGTGCTCTGCTGGTTGGACACCCCGAAGGGGAACGGAGAGGGGGTGGTTCCGCCAAATACCATGCTACCTGTACTGCTCTTTGTAGGCTGGGTGTTGGAGCCAAAACTTGATGCGGTTGAAGTGGTGGCTGTTCCGAAGGAGAACACGGATGTAGTGCCCCCAAAAGCTGGCTGGGAGCTGTTGGTGCCAAAGGAAACTTGGGTATTAGTCCCTCCGAAAACTGGCTGGGAGCTGTTCCCGAACGCCGGCGGTGCTGCGGGGTGAGCCGCAGAGGCCCCGAAGCCGAAAGCGGGGGTACTAAAGCTCGCGGGGCCAGTGGCAGGTTTGCTGGTGGGCTGCTGACTCTCCGGGGTGCCAGTGGCAAACGCAGGCTGACCAGCTGCACCAGGATACGGAGGGGGCGGTTTTGCACCTGTTCCAAAGGAACCACCAAATGCAGCAGCGGAGGAACCGAACGACAGCGTTGACTGACTGGTGGTTGGGGGGGTAGAAGAGGTCAGATTTGTGCCCCCAAAGATACTAAAGCCAGCAGtggtgctgggagcagcctgtgctGCATTCAAGGACGCTGGGCCGAAGGTGGAGCCTGCGGGAACGCTGGTAGTGGGGGCGGTGGGGGCTGCAGGCTTTCCAAACTGGAAGATGGGAGTGGTAGGCGTGAAGCTGGCtgcggtgctgggggcggggtttGGAGAGGCTCCGAACAGGAACGGCTGGCTTGCTCTGCTGGAGACGGGCGCGGTGACCGTCGTGCTGTTGGAGGCATTGGCGGCGAGTGGCACGCCCAGTCCAAAGCTGAAGGCTGGCTTTGTGGTGGCGTCAGTGGTGGCACTCAGCGTGCTGGCGGCGGTGGCTGCAGTAGTAAAGACAGCACTGGGGAGGCCGGGGAAGACAGAGGTGGGGTCTGTAGTGGAAGTTGCTGTCAGatcagcagctggggctggctgagGTGTCTGCTTGAATGTGAAAGGAGACGCTGTTGCTataggtgcagcagcagctgctaagttCCCGAAGATGGGCTTGAATGTGGTGGGGGCGGCGGAGGAAGACGCTGTCGAGGGAGGCACAGGGCTGGTAGATGCTGCGACGGCCAGAGAGGTGCCAGCTGCGGAGAGCGCCACGCTCTCGCTTTTTGGCAGGGTGCCAAAGATGGGTTTGAACATGGGGGCGGCTGCGGGCGCGGCGGATGCTGCCGCTGgtccaggctggctggctggcggtGTGCTCAGCATCCCAAAGAGAATGCTGGGTTTAGGGGGGGAGGGCGTCTTGGTGGGGGTCTGGCCCAGGTCAGAGGAAGCTGGAATCGCCAGGTTGCTCACACTGCTGGCAGGcggggcagtggaggagggaggggccaAGGGAGCCAGCAAGTTTAGTGTCGGAGCAGGCTTGGAGTCGGACGCGGTTGCAGGGAGTGAACCTGAATCCGGCAACACCGTGGGAACGGTCAGAGGCAGCTGAGAGGTCACTGCAGCCCCAGTCGAATCTGTGGAAGAGGGAAAATCATTTACAGATGAACAGACGGCTCATTACCAGAGTTTGATTTGTGTGATGTAGGACGTCGACTTGGTGGGCTGGGAGAGAGAATCAAGTTGCCACCAAGACAGACTTACCTGGGGCAAATCCCAGACCCAAACAGCACTGCTCTGCGTGACGAGGTGAGCCACCAAGTTAGAACCCTGATGGCTTCCCCTGGAGTCCCTCCTGCGCCACTCTTGTTCCACTTTGGGTTGGGGAGGTGTTATGGATGCACTAAATCAAATGCCATTTGGGATTTCCTGCACTCAGCTGTTTATAAGCTGTGTCAGGGAGAAGCAACATTGCACCTCCCAGCTGGGACTGACTAGTGACCCCCAGAGGCCATTCCCACTGCTCTCCCATCTCCCCTCACCACATCACTAACCTGAAAGCACAAGAGCACTCTGCCTGCTCTGCATCTTCTTCAGACTCTCCAGGAGTGACCCAGCGCCGGCGACCAGGGGGGCCGAGGAAACAGATGTAGGCCCAGTAGATGTCAGTGTGAATGACACAGGCCTGGATGCAGGGGTGGTT
This is a stretch of genomic DNA from Chrysemys picta bellii isolate R12L10 chromosome 19, ASM1138683v2, whole genome shotgun sequence. It encodes these proteins:
- the POM121 gene encoding nuclear envelope pore membrane protein POM 121 isoform X1; this translates as MSRGGPWPWPRRRGWLWLWLWLRGAAAAALALLGLACLGLRGLGPGAALLGAAGAWGALRPGPGGPRRPGPRGAPKPPAQSAANGGPFAMGGQLGRAEPRRAGGAGSAGTARPGPSRRLAAGDHLTPPTPFALTPRRRYPIQQAQYSSLGALPTVCLDGYQRKSLLSARNSNMVHSPVTVKIARPDSNLARSPLLEQLVSPMALSCNSPLDPCAKETVLSALKESRKRAVEEEDQSFPSGQENKRRRHDSSGSGQSAFEPLVANGAPASLVPKPGTLKRALVSQCLDDCLSKRSRTSSISSMNNTYAGGIPSSIRNAIASSYSSTRGLSKLWKRSGLNTSPLSSPASSRSQTPERPSKKAREEDPHWSSTSTPVKSDKELQTEKALETPVRKKPSSLTSPSMSGSSGKRKRKIQLLSSRRGDQLSLPPPPQLGYAVTAEDLDAEKKAALQWFNKVLEDKTAADATPSTAAETTPASRPVSFTLTSTGPTSVSSAPLVAGAGSLLESLKKMQSRQSALVLSDSTGAAVTSQLPLTVPTVLPDSGSLPATASDSKPAPTLNLLAPLAPPSSTAPPASSVSNLAIPASSDLGQTPTKTPSPPKPSILFGMLSTPPASQPGPAAASAAPAAAPMFKPIFGTLPKSESVALSAAGTSLAVAASTSPVPPSTASSSAAPTTFKPIFGNLAAAAAPIATASPFTFKQTPQPAPAADLTATSTTDPTSVFPGLPSAVFTTAATAASTLSATTDATTKPAFSFGLGVPLAANASNSTTVTAPVSSRASQPFLFGASPNPAPSTAASFTPTTPIFQFGKPAAPTAPTTSVPAGSTFGPASLNAAQAAPSTTAGFSIFGGTNLTSSTPPTTSQSTLSFGSSAAAFGGSFGTGAKPPPPYPGAAGQPAFATGTPESQQPTSKPATGPASFSTPAFGFGASAAHPAAPPAFGNSSQPVFGGTNTQVSFGTNSSQPAFGGTTSVFSFGTATTSTASSFGSNTQPTKSSTGSMVFGGTTPSPFPFGVSNQQSTGASAFAMGASALSGGTPSVAFNFGAGQNGSASTATPFGSSLTQNTLGGQNQSAPFAFAVPGTPDSKPVFGGTPTPSFGQTTPAPGAGPVGSNSLSFGTPSTPGSGFGGARPPFGPSTPAFSIGAGSKTGPRQRLQARRQHPRKK
- the POM121 gene encoding nuclear envelope pore membrane protein POM 121 isoform X2, producing the protein MSRGGPWPWPRRRGWLWLWLWLRGAAAAALALLGLACLGLRGLGPGAALLGAAGAWGALRPGPGGPRRPGPRGAPKPPAQSAANGGPFAMGGQLGRAEPRRAGGAGSAGTARPGPSRRLAAGDHLTPPTPFALTPRRRYPIQQAQYSSLGALPTVCLDGYQRKSLLSARNSNMVHSPVTVKIARPDSNLARSPLLEQLVSPMALSCNSPLDPCAKETVLSALKESRKRAVEEEDQSFPSGQENKRRRHDSSGSGQSAFEPLVANGAPASLVPKPGTLKRALVSQCLDDCLSKRSRTSSISSMNNTYAGGIPSSIRNAIASSYSSTRGLSKLWKRSGLNTSPLSSPASSRSQTPERPSKKAREEDPHWSSTSTPVKSDKELQTEKALETPVRKKPSSLTSPSMSGSSGKRKRKIQLLSSRRGDQLSLPPPPQLGYAVTAEDLDAEKKAALQWFNKVLEDKTADATPSTAAETTPASRPVSFTLTSTGPTSVSSAPLVAGAGSLLESLKKMQSRQSALVLSDSTGAAVTSQLPLTVPTVLPDSGSLPATASDSKPAPTLNLLAPLAPPSSTAPPASSVSNLAIPASSDLGQTPTKTPSPPKPSILFGMLSTPPASQPGPAAASAAPAAAPMFKPIFGTLPKSESVALSAAGTSLAVAASTSPVPPSTASSSAAPTTFKPIFGNLAAAAAPIATASPFTFKQTPQPAPAADLTATSTTDPTSVFPGLPSAVFTTAATAASTLSATTDATTKPAFSFGLGVPLAANASNSTTVTAPVSSRASQPFLFGASPNPAPSTAASFTPTTPIFQFGKPAAPTAPTTSVPAGSTFGPASLNAAQAAPSTTAGFSIFGGTNLTSSTPPTTSQSTLSFGSSAAAFGGSFGTGAKPPPPYPGAAGQPAFATGTPESQQPTSKPATGPASFSTPAFGFGASAAHPAAPPAFGNSSQPVFGGTNTQVSFGTNSSQPAFGGTTSVFSFGTATTSTASSFGSNTQPTKSSTGSMVFGGTTPSPFPFGVSNQQSTGASAFAMGASALSGGTPSVAFNFGAGQNGSASTATPFGSSLTQNTLGGQNQSAPFAFAVPGTPDSKPVFGGTPTPSFGQTTPAPGAGPVGSNSLSFGTPSTPGSGFGGARPPFGPSTPAFSIGAGSKTGPRQRLQARRQHPRKK